GTGTATCAAAAAGATAAAATTAAAATCTCGAAATTCAATCTAAATTTACTCTACTTTACTTAAGACATCCGCTTCTTCTTTCAATTGTTTCACGAAGTCTTCCACATTCACGCTATGCTCTTCTGATTCTCCACGTTTACGCACTGCTACTGTGCCATTTTCAACTTCATTATCTCCTACTACAAGAGTGTAGGGTACTTTTTTCAAATGCGCTTGACGGATTTTATAACCCATTTTTTCATCAGATAAATCAAGCTCTACTCTGAAGCCTTCTTTTTTCAAGCGGCGTTTCAAATCTTTGACAGCATCTAAATGCAAGTCTGCGTTTACTGGAATGACTTCTAATTGAACAGGTGCAAGCCATAATGGCAAGTTGCCTCCGAAGTGTTCAAGTAAAATACCGATGAAGCGGTCGCTTGAGCCATAAATAGCACGATGGATAACCACTGGACGTTCTTTCTCTCCTTCTTGGTTAACAAATGTTAAATCAAATTTTTCTGGCATTTGGAAATCAAGTTGTACAGTACCGCATTGGTGACTGCGTCCTAAAGCATCTTTGATATGAATATCAATTTTCGGACCATAGAAAGCGCCGTCCTTTTCATTTACAGTATAATCAAATCCATGTTGGTTCAATACGTTTTCTAGAGATTGTTCTGCAAAATCCCATAGTTCGATTTCACCCATAAAATCATCTGGACGAGTAGACAATTCGATGCTGTAATCAAATCCGAATACACTATAAACTTTATGAATTAAACCTAGTACTTCTAAAATTTCAGATTCGATTTGATCGCGACGAACAAAGATATGTGCGTCATCTTGATTAAAAGTACGGACACGGAACAACCCGTTTAATGAACCGCTCAATTCGTGACGATGCACTTGACCGAATTCTGCCATACGAATCGGCAAATCACGATAAGAATGTAAATGATTTTTATAAATCAACATGTGTCCTGGACAGTTCATAGGTTTCAAAGCATAAGTTTGTTCATCTACTTCAGTGAAATACATGTTCTCTTTATAGTGATCCCAATGTCCACTATTTTTCCATAAAGTTTCATCCATAATAAACGGAGTATAAACTTCTTCGTAATCACTTTCGAATTGTAATTGACGCAGCATATTTTGTAATTCTAAACGAATGACTTGGCCATTATGAGCGTAGAACGGCATACCAGGCGCATATTCTGAGAAAGAGAAGATATCTAATTCTTTGCCCAGTCGACGGTGGTTGACTTGTTCATATTTTTCAATAAATGCAAGATGGTCTTCTAAAGCTTTCGCATCTGCAAAAGCAAATCCAGCTATACGTTGTAATGACTCATTATTAACATCTCGCAACCAGTTTGTTGCTGAAATAGATTGTAATTTAAAGTTTTTAACTTTAGATAAGTTGGTTACAAGCGGTTGGTCAATCACTGCTTTGTAATCTCCATGTACAGCTACTGACACAGAACTTTCAGCTTGTTCGATATGATGTTGCATAAATGGATTATCTTTAAATAAATCTAATGCTTCTAGTTTAGGATACTCGCGTACTTCAATAGGATGATTGGCGCTGATCATTTTATTCAACGATTTAGTGATTACTTCTAAATCTGCAGCTTTCAAATTATTTGCTGCTTTAAAGTCGCAATAAAATTGTTCCTTATTAACACCAAAATCTGCTACTTCTACTTCATGTTTTGATGCTGCTTCTCCTACTAAAAATCCTAAAGTATAACGAATCGCTTCTAAGCCTTCTTTATCTTCGTAAGTAAAGAATTCAACTTGGCAATCTTTCTCGATTTGAGTATTCAAACCGTGTAATTCTCCATTTACAGATGCCATGGCTGCTTTTTTCGCAAAAGAACTGCCGATTTTCTGTGCAACTTGGTAAAGTGTTGTATTGGGTTCCACCTCCAATTTGCGTTGATCTGGTAAAGTTACGATGACTTGTTGTTCCATATTTATTGCCTGCTACTAAAAACATACTCAAATGTCATTAGAGGATTTCTCTTTTCAATGAGGTTGATTTCATTTGAAATCAGGTTTATGAACCTCTCCCAGAGCGTTACTTCCGATGTAGCCCACCGTAGTTTGAAACTTTATCTATACATTTAAATTGTGTGATAACCTTTTAGCAGTTTTCCTTTCTTTATTTTATTACACTATCACGGTGTAATCTGTTGCTTGTTTCAAATTAATACTGGCATTGATATCTCTGTCTTTCATCATTCCGCAATGGTTACAATGATACGTTCTTTGATTCAAAGGCACGGGTTGTGTATGTCCGCAATCGGAACATATTTGGCTGGATGGATAAAATCTGTCGACTTGGCGTAATTCGATGCCATAATCTTGACACTTGATTTTCAACCATTCAACAATGTAACCGAGTCCGATTTGTTGAAAACTGTTGGCCAACCTTTTGTTTCTCATCATGCCTTTGATGTTCAAATTTTCAATCGTAATAAATAGCGGATTGGTGCGGAGAATAGAGAGTATGCCTTTGCGTTTGATATCTTTTTTAATATTTTTAATACGTTTATATAATCTTTGTACTTTCAACAACTGTTTATACCAATTATGAGAACCTTTTTTCTTTCTGGATAATTTTCGCTGCTGTCTTTTCAAAGATTTATCAAGTTTAACAATAGTTTGATTCGTTTTGAAGCTGCTGATTTTTACACCGGAGGGTGTGAATACAGCTTCTTTTAATCCCAAATCAATACCGATGCCCTCTGTCTGTTTCGGTTTGAAAATCGGGGGAGGTGGTTGATCAACTAATACCGACACATAATATCTGTCATATTCTTTAACGATAGTGGCAGATTTTATATTATTTGTGGGAATGTAACCTCTTTCTTTTAATTTAATCCATCCCAGCTTTGGCAATTGGATGCGATGTCGTTGTACATGAATGGTACCAATCAAATAATAGCTTCCGATACCTGATTTCTTTTTGAACTTCGGATAACCTTGCTTATTTTTGAAAAATGTCCGATAAGCACGATGCGCATTCATAATAGATTGTTTGACAGCTTTGCTGGCACTTTGTTTAACCCAATGTTCATCCGGATGGCTTGGAAGATATACATTGTTCATCCATTTGCTGAAGGCAAAACCGTTCATGTACGATTGCCCCGTTTTATGGAAATTTTGATTCGTCTCGATAAATTTGTTGTATACCCAACGGCATGTGCCAATGGTTTGATTGATGGTCTGACGTTGTTCAAAGGAAGGATTGATTTCGGTTTTATACGCTCTCAGCATATTCTGCCACCCTCTTTTTTAAATTGACCAAAACCATAGATACAACCGCTAAAAGCAAGGATAGTTGCAGTGATGTGTTAAATCTTCCAATTGATTTTGTAATACATCGGGTTGCGACGGGTTCGCAACCCGACTGTATGCTGTATATTTACGATTAGATGGGTAGGAAATTGCACTCCCTAATTTTCCGTTTATTTCTTTAGTCTTATACATGATTGTCGCCTCAATTCAATTATAAATAGGTTTGGGTATGTTTATAAACGTTCGATTATATTTTTAGTAACAGTCCTACTCCTCCTTAAAATCCTCATAAAATAAAAAACTGCACTTATCCCTTTAGATATAAAGGGACGAGTGCAGTTTCTGCTCGTGGTACCACCCAGATTCAAAACAAATGAAAGGACGTTGAAAGAAGTTGCGCTTCTCTTTCGTATCATTTCAATATTTGTTTCCTCATTGGTATGACGTAACATGTCATTAAACGGTATATTTTCATATACTTCTCTAAAGTAGTAAAACACACGTCTAAGTTTATATAGAAGCTTACAGCCGGTGACTTCTATTCTCTGTTTTATTCGTGTATTTATTGTCTTTATCGCCGAATCTATTTTTAAATTGTTTATAGTATATCGCAACGATTTCGATTTATCAATATTCTTTTATGATGTTCATATTTCCGTAAAACTTAAAAGCGTTTTCATTTTTTACGTCTCGTTTGAAATACTTTAGAGACAAATCGCGGCAAACGCTGCATCCGAGTCATACGTTTCCAATCTGTAATCAAACGATAGAACCATTCTAAATTCAATTTACGAAAAACCCATGGGGCACGTTTTTTAGTTCCGCTATAGACTTCAATCGAGCCTCCTACGCCCATTAATAACGTATGTTGCAAACGGTGACGATGTCGTTTGATCCATTCTTCTTGTTTCGGATATCCCATACCGACAAAGACATAATCAGGATTAAAAGTACTCACTTGACGTGCTACTTTTTCATCGCCGACATCGATATAACCATGATGTGAAGCAAATTCAATATGAGGATAATCTGCTTGTAAATATTTCACTGCTTCATTCACTACTTTTTCAGAAGCTCCTAGCAAGAATACCTTCTGGCGATGGCGTTCTGCAATCGCCAAACATGCGGCCATAAATTCAATGCCAGGCACTCTTTCTTTCAACGGTGTTCCTAAGATGCGGCCTGCTTGAATGATACCTGTGCCATCAGGAATAATAAAATCCGCTTCTCCAATCAAGTCATAATAACTTCTTTCTTCAAGTGCATAGTCGACAATTTCGGGATTCGCTGTAACTACAAACATATTATCCGTTGTATCGGCTTCTACAAATTCAGTCACATAGTGTCTCATCTCATCCATCGTCACATTATCAAATTGAACAGACAAGATATCTACTTTATCGCGCTTAACTGTTCGGTGATTTTCCATATTTTAAGTCTCCTAACTTGCGCATCTGGTTGAATCAACCTATCATTTATACCATTATACACTACCTGATTGATGGATTGCATTTCTTTCAATAAGTGGTAATCTGAATTTAATATTATTTCATTTAAAGAGGTTTTTAATTATGACAACTGAAAAAGAAAAAATGCTGAGCGGACAATTATATAATTCCAGAGATCCGCAACTTGTAAAAGAAAGACACAAAGCACGGCACGCTACAAAAGCGATTAATAATGCATTTTCAATCAAAGAACGCCATTTTCTCTTAAGACAAAGTATCGGTCATTGCGGTGACAATGTATTTATCGAACCGGATATTCATTTCGACTATGGTTACAACATCTCAATCGGCAATCATTTTTATGCCAACTTCAACCCAGTCATGTTAGATGTCGCTCCTATTACTATCGGCGATAATGTGCTGCTCGGACCTAATGTACAATTAGTTACCGCTACACATCCACTCAATCCAGTTGAACGTGCTTCAGGCTTAGAATTGGCTTTTCCGATTACAATAGGCAACCATGTATGGATAGGCGCTGGAGCCATCGTATTGCCTGGTGTAACTATCGGCGACAATGTGGTCGTAGGAGCAGGCAGCGTGGTAACTAAAGATGTTCCCGATAATCAAGTTGTTGCCGGTAATCCTGCACGCATGATCAGAGAAGTGCCTTTGGATTAGAATAGGTCTCTAGACGTAAGCATACCTCTATCATTTTCCGTTATAATGAATACTAATCCTTAATCCTAATCAGAGGTATCTGTTATGCAATTATTCTCAGAAATCATCAGTACTTCGATGACACTGCACCTTTATCTAGTAGTCATCATCGCCGTTCTCTATTTAGCAGTACATCACTATCGCAATCGTCCTACTCTTGCCTTTCTGGATATATTTCTAAACTATATTCCAGTACTGACGCACGAGTTCGGGCATATTGTATTCAATAAAATCAGTGGGGGACGTACGGAAGATTTAGTTATCGTGACTTCTCCAAGAGAGCGTGTTGCAACTTCTCAACAAGGATTTGCGATTACACGTGCTTCGCGCCGTTCTACTATGATAATCACAACTTTAGGCGGCTATGTGATGCCACCGTTGATGCTGGCAATCGGTATTTTCAGTGCCTATTACCACTACCCTGCACTTTTCGTGTTAAGTTATTTAGTAATTTTTATTTATTTCGTTTGTATTACATCACGCAAAGGTATTCCGATTTTAATCGCGGTTTTACTCGGAATCATGATTTATTTGCTTATCCAAAATAATCAACCTGACACTATGATACTTATTCTCTCTATTGTGTATCATTTTATTCTAGGCGTCTTATTGGGTGAGCTCTTGCAGTCTACTTGGACTATAGTACGTCTGACTTTTACAAAATATCCGATTGAATGGGACGGTACCGCTTTACGGAATTTAACGCACATTCCAGTCGTCGTCTTTTCAACACTGTGGATTGCTTTCAACTTTTATATTGTTTATGCTGTCGTAAAATACTTACTCTTCCAAGGTTAGGAGATGACCGTTATGGTTCTATTAAAAATTGCTGAAAAAGAAGATTTGCCACTCTTTACGAAGGTCTATAATCAGGCTATCCACATGCGCAATGTTACTGCAGATATTGAAGAGGTTACTGAAGCACAAATGGCTTCTATTTTCTCTCAGCATGATACTTCGAGACCGTTATATACTATTTTGAATGACCAAGAGCAAGCTATCGGTTATGCAAGTTTAAATCATTTTTATGGGCGTCCTGCTTATGATGAAACTGCAGAACTCAGTATTTATTTAGATGAACAAACACGCGGCCAAGGCTATGGCACAAAAGTAATGCAGCTTTTAGAACAAGAAGCTGCCTCACTCAATATCCACTATCTTACCGGCTATGTATTTGCCCAAAATATCCCTTGCAATAAACTTTTTGAAAAACAAGGCTATTCCCTATGGGGGAATTTACCGCAAATTGCGCATATTGATGAAAAGCGTCTCGATTTAAATATATGGGGTAAACAAATTTGATTGAAAGGAGCGGGTCAGAAATAATTTAATCAAAAATTATTTCTGACCCGCTCCTACTATATTTTTATTTAAGCATCCATTTTTTCACCAAAAATATGAGCTGCATTTTCATAACTCAAAATAATTAAAGGGTCTTCTCCTTTGCGAATCGCAATTACTCTATTGGTATCATCTTGTGATTCAACTGTAATCTCGTCGCCGATAGAAATCGCTTTGCTAGATAAATAAACCAGCAATTTAGTGCGATCTCTTACTCTGCGGATTATCAGATGATCTCCTTCTTTAAAATCTTTCAATGAGTCATTATAAATTTCTTCAAACTTTCCATCGCGTGGAATCACGCCGCCATGCGGACATGTAGTTGGATAATTTAACAATTCATCCAGGCGTTCTACAAACAAATCAGAAACACGATGTTCCAATACTTCCGCTTCTTGATGCACTTCTTCCCATGTATATTTTAAAATCTCTATTAAAAAAAGTTCTAATAAACGATGGCGTTTAATTATTTCCAGCGTATGATTAAAACCTTCCTCTGATAATTTCACACCTTTATAAGGCTTCGTTGTAACATAACCCGCTTTTTCCAAACGGTTAACCATTTCACTTACGGATGGTGGTTTAATATTCAAATATTGAGAGAGTTTTTTATTTGTAACGAATGAAGTTGCGCCGCCATTATTCAAAATCGCTTTCAGATAATCTTCCTTTTCTTCCGTTAACATCCTGTCACCGATCCTTCCATCCAGATTCACTTTATTGTATCACGAAAATACTTGACACGCTAAATTTCATGTCTTATGATGAAATAAATTAGGTTAACCTAAAAATTTAGTTAGGAGGTGTTATAGTATGTTGAAAGTGGAAAACTTGAATTTATTTTTAGGACATAAACACGTTTTACAAGACATAAATTTACAGTTGCAGATTCAAGGAGAATTAATTGGAATAATGGGACCTAATGGTGCTGGTAAATCTTCTTTAATTAAGTCACTCATCGGAGAATTCAAAGCAGAAGGTATAAAACAACTGAATGACAGGCCGATTCTATCGCAATTAAATAAGATTACATACATACCTCAAAAAACGCATTTAGATTTAGACTTTCCCATTAGTGTGGAATCAGTTGTACTTTCTGGTGCATTTAAAGAAATCGGTTGGTTTAAGAAGCCGAGCCACCGCATTAAAATGCGACTGAACGATTTGCTCGATGATATGCAGTTAACTGCATTGCGGAAACGTCAGATTGCAGAACTCAGCGGCGGTCAACTGCAACGTGTCCTCGTAGCACGTGCATTGATGACTGAGAGCGTCCTTTATTTGCTGGATGAGCCTTTTGTAGGAATTGATTTCACAAGCGAACAGCTGATCATGGATAAATTACAGCAGTTAAAAGCACAAGGTAAATTAATTTTGATTGTACATCATGATTTATCGAAAGCTGCAGAATATTTTGATCGCATCCTCTTGCTCAATCGGACCTTACGTTATTTCGGACCTAGTAAAGAAGCAATTACAGCAGAACGTTTAAATGAAACTTATATGAATCACAGTACACCCAGTACGATAAATTCACATAATGAGAAAGTGAGAATAAAGAATGCTTGATTTTTTACAACACATATTTGAATACCAATTTTTAAGCCGCGCACTCATTATCTCTATTTTCGTAGGAATTGTTTGCGGGACGGTCGGCAGTCTGATTGTTTTAAGAGGATTGTCGCTCATGGGTGATGCGATGAGCCATGCTGTATTGCCAGGCGTTGCATTATCATTTCTTTTCAAAATTCCGATGTTTGTCGGAGCCCTTGTCACAGGAATGCTTGCAAGTCTGTTTATCGGATTTATTTCTGATAGAAGCAAAACCAAGCAAGATGCCGCCATAGGTATTAGTTTTACAGCATTTTTAGCAGTCGGAGTCATTATTATCAGCTTAATTAATAGTACGACAGATTTGTATCATATTCTTTTTGGTAATTTGCTAGCGATTACGAAAACTGCATATTGGTCAACTATTATTGTCAGCTCGATTGTGCTCTTGCTTATCATCATTTTCTACCGCCCTTTAATGATTTCTACTTTTGATCCGACCTTTAGTAGAATGAGCGGTTTAAATACAACATTTATACATTACTTTGTAATGCTGCTGCTTTCACTCGTAACTGTAGCAAGCATTCAAACTGTTGGTATCATCTTAGTCGTTGCATTGCTGATTACACCGGCTTCAGCTGCTTTCTTAATCACTAAGAAACTCTGGTCGATGATGGTAGTTGCCAGTCTGATCAGTGTCGTCAGTGCAATCGTCGGCATGTATTTCAGTTATATTTATAACATCCCGAGCGGTGCAACGATTGTCTTGTGTGCATTCGCGATTTATATAGGTACATTTATCTATTCAAAAATCACTCAACAAACTAGAAAAGGAGTTGCATCATGAAAAAGTTAGTACCTTTATTAATTGCAGTTTTACTATTTTTAGCTGCGTGTGGCGGAGGAAGCGGTTCAAATTCGCATTCTTCCGATGAAAAATTAAAAATTGTCACAACGAACTCTATTCTTGCAGATATGACGCAACATGTGACTGGCAAACAAGCTGAAATTCACAGTATTGTACCAGTCGGTCAGGATCCGCATGAATATGAAGTCAAACCGAAAGATATCAAAGCTTTAACAGACGCTGACATTATTTTATATAACGGATTGAATCTCGAAACCGGCAATGGCTGGTTCGACAAAGCTTTAGAACAAGCTGGCAAAAACACAAAAGATAAGAGTGTCGTACGCGTTTCTAAAGATGTCAAACCGATTTACTTGAATGGTGCCGAAGGAGATGATTCTAAACAAGATCCGCACGCCTGGCTAAGTTTGGAAAACGGAATTAAATACGTCAAAACGATCCAGCAAGCTGTGATTCAACATGACAAAGCACATAAAGATGATTTCCAAAAACGAGGTGATGACTATCTCAAACAACTTGAAAAATTAAATAAAGATAGTCACGACAAATTCGATGACATTCCTAAAAATCAACGTGCAATGATTACAAGCGAAGGCGCTTTTAAATACTTCTCCAAACAATATGGCATTACACCCGGCTATATTTGGGAAATTAACACTGAAAAACAAGGTACACCTGAACAAATGAAACAAGCAATCAAATTTGTGAAAGACCATCATTTAAAAAATCTATTAGTCGAAACAAGTGTCGATCATAAAAGTATGGAAAGCTT
Above is a genomic segment from Staphylococcus piscifermentans containing:
- the thrS gene encoding threonine--tRNA ligase, producing the protein MEQQVIVTLPDQRKLEVEPNTTLYQVAQKIGSSFAKKAAMASVNGELHGLNTQIEKDCQVEFFTYEDKEGLEAIRYTLGFLVGEAASKHEVEVADFGVNKEQFYCDFKAANNLKAADLEVITKSLNKMISANHPIEVREYPKLEALDLFKDNPFMQHHIEQAESSVSVAVHGDYKAVIDQPLVTNLSKVKNFKLQSISATNWLRDVNNESLQRIAGFAFADAKALEDHLAFIEKYEQVNHRRLGKELDIFSFSEYAPGMPFYAHNGQVIRLELQNMLRQLQFESDYEEVYTPFIMDETLWKNSGHWDHYKENMYFTEVDEQTYALKPMNCPGHMLIYKNHLHSYRDLPIRMAEFGQVHRHELSGSLNGLFRVRTFNQDDAHIFVRRDQIESEILEVLGLIHKVYSVFGFDYSIELSTRPDDFMGEIELWDFAEQSLENVLNQHGFDYTVNEKDGAFYGPKIDIHIKDALGRSHQCGTVQLDFQMPEKFDLTFVNQEGEKERPVVIHRAIYGSSDRFIGILLEHFGGNLPLWLAPVQLEVIPVNADLHLDAVKDLKRRLKKEGFRVELDLSDEKMGYKIRQAHLKKVPYTLVVGDNEVENGTVAVRKRGESEEHSVNVEDFVKQLKEEADVLSKVE
- a CDS encoding RNA-guided endonuclease InsQ/TnpB family protein yields the protein MLRAYKTEINPSFEQRQTINQTIGTCRWVYNKFIETNQNFHKTGQSYMNGFAFSKWMNNVYLPSHPDEHWVKQSASKAVKQSIMNAHRAYRTFFKNKQGYPKFKKKSGIGSYYLIGTIHVQRHRIQLPKLGWIKLKERGYIPTNNIKSATIVKEYDRYYVSVLVDQPPPPIFKPKQTEGIGIDLGLKEAVFTPSGVKISSFKTNQTIVKLDKSLKRQQRKLSRKKKGSHNWYKQLLKVQRLYKRIKNIKKDIKRKGILSILRTNPLFITIENLNIKGMMRNKRLANSFQQIGLGYIVEWLKIKCQDYGIELRQVDRFYPSSQICSDCGHTQPVPLNQRTYHCNHCGMMKDRDINASINLKQATDYTVIV
- the tarA gene encoding N-acetylglucosaminyldiphosphoundecaprenol N-acetyl-beta-D-mannosaminyltransferase TarA; the encoded protein is MENHRTVKRDKVDILSVQFDNVTMDEMRHYVTEFVEADTTDNMFVVTANPEIVDYALEERSYYDLIGEADFIIPDGTGIIQAGRILGTPLKERVPGIEFMAACLAIAERHRQKVFLLGASEKVVNEAVKYLQADYPHIEFASHHGYIDVGDEKVARQVSTFNPDYVFVGMGYPKQEEWIKRHRHRLQHTLLMGVGGSIEVYSGTKKRAPWVFRKLNLEWFYRLITDWKRMTRMQRLPRFVSKVFQTRRKK
- a CDS encoding sugar O-acetyltransferase; the encoded protein is MTTEKEKMLSGQLYNSRDPQLVKERHKARHATKAINNAFSIKERHFLLRQSIGHCGDNVFIEPDIHFDYGYNISIGNHFYANFNPVMLDVAPITIGDNVLLGPNVQLVTATHPLNPVERASGLELAFPITIGNHVWIGAGAIVLPGVTIGDNVVVGAGSVVTKDVPDNQVVAGNPARMIREVPLD
- a CDS encoding M50 family metallopeptidase; its protein translation is MQLFSEIISTSMTLHLYLVVIIAVLYLAVHHYRNRPTLAFLDIFLNYIPVLTHEFGHIVFNKISGGRTEDLVIVTSPRERVATSQQGFAITRASRRSTMIITTLGGYVMPPLMLAIGIFSAYYHYPALFVLSYLVIFIYFVCITSRKGIPILIAVLLGIMIYLLIQNNQPDTMILILSIVYHFILGVLLGELLQSTWTIVRLTFTKYPIEWDGTALRNLTHIPVVVFSTLWIAFNFYIVYAVVKYLLFQG
- a CDS encoding GNAT family N-acetyltransferase — encoded protein: MVLLKIAEKEDLPLFTKVYNQAIHMRNVTADIEEVTEAQMASIFSQHDTSRPLYTILNDQEQAIGYASLNHFYGRPAYDETAELSIYLDEQTRGQGYGTKVMQLLEQEAASLNIHYLTGYVFAQNIPCNKLFEKQGYSLWGNLPQIAHIDEKRLDLNIWGKQI
- a CDS encoding metal-dependent transcriptional regulator, whose product is MLTEEKEDYLKAILNNGGATSFVTNKKLSQYLNIKPPSVSEMVNRLEKAGYVTTKPYKGVKLSEEGFNHTLEIIKRHRLLELFLIEILKYTWEEVHQEAEVLEHRVSDLFVERLDELLNYPTTCPHGGVIPRDGKFEEIYNDSLKDFKEGDHLIIRRVRDRTKLLVYLSSKAISIGDEITVESQDDTNRVIAIRKGEDPLIILSYENAAHIFGEKMDA
- a CDS encoding metal ABC transporter ATP-binding protein, encoding MLKVENLNLFLGHKHVLQDINLQLQIQGELIGIMGPNGAGKSSLIKSLIGEFKAEGIKQLNDRPILSQLNKITYIPQKTHLDLDFPISVESVVLSGAFKEIGWFKKPSHRIKMRLNDLLDDMQLTALRKRQIAELSGGQLQRVLVARALMTESVLYLLDEPFVGIDFTSEQLIMDKLQQLKAQGKLILIVHHDLSKAAEYFDRILLLNRTLRYFGPSKEAITAERLNETYMNHSTPSTINSHNEKVRIKNA
- a CDS encoding metal ABC transporter permease encodes the protein MLDFLQHIFEYQFLSRALIISIFVGIVCGTVGSLIVLRGLSLMGDAMSHAVLPGVALSFLFKIPMFVGALVTGMLASLFIGFISDRSKTKQDAAIGISFTAFLAVGVIIISLINSTTDLYHILFGNLLAITKTAYWSTIIVSSIVLLLIIIFYRPLMISTFDPTFSRMSGLNTTFIHYFVMLLLSLVTVASIQTVGIILVVALLITPASAAFLITKKLWSMMVVASLISVVSAIVGMYFSYIYNIPSGATIVLCAFAIYIGTFIYSKITQQTRKGVAS
- the mntC gene encoding manganese ABC transporter substrate-binding lipoprotein MntC, whose product is MKKLVPLLIAVLLFLAACGGGSGSNSHSSDEKLKIVTTNSILADMTQHVTGKQAEIHSIVPVGQDPHEYEVKPKDIKALTDADIILYNGLNLETGNGWFDKALEQAGKNTKDKSVVRVSKDVKPIYLNGAEGDDSKQDPHAWLSLENGIKYVKTIQQAVIQHDKAHKDDFQKRGDDYLKQLEKLNKDSHDKFDDIPKNQRAMITSEGAFKYFSKQYGITPGYIWEINTEKQGTPEQMKQAIKFVKDHHLKNLLVETSVDHKSMESLSEETDVPISGEVFTDSIGKKGSKGDSYYKMMESNIETVHNSMK